CTCATTGAAGTATAGATGGTCTGGGGAGCTTACCTTGTTGCCCAGAAGAGCAGCCACACAGGCCTCAGAGGCATCGCAGATGGCTGTGAGGTCATGGCCACCCTCTAAGGCCAATACCACTGCACCTCCTGCCAAGGTCATCAGTTGCTGTGTCATATACCCAAAACCTAGATGGTTGAGATGAGAGCAAGAGTAGCAGGCTGGAGGAGCGGCAGGACCCATTCCCTACCCATAGTTTCCCTGCTTGCTTCCTCCTTTGTAGACAATGTCTTAAAGATGAGAACCCCATGCAAAATTCATTCATATGCTTCATCCAAAGCTCTGAGAAGTTCTCTACAAGGTCCCATAGCTAGTAGGTGGCAGGGCTGaggcttgaaccccagtatcaccTCCAGCCCAAGTCTCActgggccaccaccaccaagccctGTGGCATTGTGGATAGCACCAACATTGTGTTCTGAGACTGCAGCTCTTCTAACTTCAGCTGATGGCCCAACCTGGAAGCCTGGCTTCTCCAACTGGGCTTCCATCTGGCAGACCTAAGTCTTCAGAGGCCTGGTCCTGAGAAGTAGCTTGTGCTGTGCTAGGCTGGGAGAACCCAGGGAATTCCAGGGCCTGCAGCCCTACTCCAGACCTTACATGTGGCCCTGGACTGTGGCCGCTGCTTCTTGTCCCTTTCATTTTGGCAATACATTCCTGTCCCCACACAGCCTGGCTCTTATTTCCCACATCTCCCCCACAGCTGGGGCCCCCTTACATTTGGCAGAAACATGGTAGCCACCCAGTGGTGCTGGGTGACCCTCGGCAGCATCAAAACCAGCAGACACCAGGACCAGGTCTGGAGCGAACTCTCGGGCAATGGGCATCACCACTATCCTGAAGTTGCAAGGAGAGGCGTCATCCACCTGGGGCCTAGCACAGCCCATGCTAGCCCCTCCTGGGGGCACCTGTCCTTAGGACACCAAGACAATCTCCTAATGAGATTAGCAGGTGCCCTGATCTCCTTCACTCTGGCTGTGGCTCTGGTACACACCAGCCTCAGAACTCAGCCATACTGAGAATTCAACAAGCAAGGAGCAGAATGATGGCAAAGATGACTATGATAGGatgaaagaagtgtgtgtgtgcacgcgtggtGTGTGACTCACACAGCCAGCTGCACTTAAGCTTGCGCTGGTCACTAAGCCTCAGGGACTAAAAACACTCAGCACTTTGGCTAAAGGTGAGCACACTATGTTTAGAGTTGACCTAGACGCTTTCCACCTGAGAGTGACCAGGCAACTACACCTGAAGTCCTGGGGTGTTAAGCTCCAtccttcatcttcttcctcttgcCACCTGTCCTTAATGTCCCTAACCCAATGCTGGTGTCCATTTAGGCATTTAAGCTCAGCACAGACACCAGGAAGTCCCACCAGTAGAATTAATTCTCATGGAGAGAACCTCCAGAAAAGGACCCACGGGTCTAATTGTAGGGTTCCATTTTCCCTAGAAAcaaacaggaacctggagtgAAGGCGACAAGGGCTCCTTATAAGAGCCCAAAGAGTTTTCTAAAGTCACCCCCATCCCTCCATGTGGACAGCATTTCAGGACACCAAGTTTCTACTCTCACCGGAGATCCACAATCTCCATACAGTATTCTTTGACTAGATGCGGCAGTTTTGCCCTACCCAAAGGTCCCCAGGCTGTGCGACTCAAACTTTCTTATTCTTGTGTGTAACCTATCTTCTTATTGGAGTTGGCTTACAATGTCTAATAACCAAGTGTGAACAGATTGACAAGCCAACCAGTCGCTTCCAACCTAGGGTTGTGGCAAAGGGAAGAGAGGCAGTCTTGCTGGACTGGCCTCCTCTAGACCCCAGAGTACTTACCTGAAGGCAGCCAGGTACTCAGGATCCCCCATGGGTGGATCCAAGCCCCCAGCCCAAGCCACATTGACGTTGAAGCCTTCGCCATTGCCAGTCCCCACCTGGAAAACAAGATGTAAGGAAGACATGAGAACAGAATCCCAAGCTCATCCAACTTCTTCACTTCCCAATATGGAAGCCGAGGTTCAGAAATGATGAGCCAGTAGCTCGGGACCACACAAGACAGGGGCAGAGGGCTCAGGAGGAAAATCAATGTGCTGGGAGATGCTGACCCAGCCTGTGGTTACCTCATCCACAGCCCCACTGCCTGGGAAGAAGTTGCCATCATCATGGCGATGCAAGGAGATGTACAGCACGCTGGGGTCCTGGTAGAAAGTTTGCTGTGTGCCATTGCCATGGTGAACATCCTGCACAATACAGTGGGCCGTGGATTAGGGAAGGtccagaagcagaaagatggagGTAAGGACACACTGGAAGGATTTCAGGGTCGGTAACATTCTGAGTACTGGGACGCTAGGCTGGTGGGGTCAGAAAGCTACAGTTTCTAGGATCACATGATTGCATTGCCCCCAAGCAATCTACTGTCTGGTGGTAATCCCCATCTCCACATGGAAAGACTTCCTGTCTTGAGACACCGTAGTTAGATGCATACACCATAGAGCTAACTGGCCTGGACTCCAATCTTGGCCTCTCATCTCAAGAGGTGAGTGGCAATTCAAGATGGTAATCTCTGTACATACTTTCCTCATCTGTGAGATGGGCTACCATCAGAACCAGACATGAAATTGTCAGCATCTAGATATGACTGAGGATATACTGATGCTATCGATATGACTGTTAAGGTTACTGTGTGGAGGGGAAAGGCCTCGCTTTGCCAAGAAGAAGCCAACAGAGGTTAAAGACAACACCTAAGAATTCCTAGAACTGGAGAATTCCTATCCCTTGTGGAAGCCTATGAACACCAGCAGCTTCCCACAAACCATCCTTTCTGGGCTTCCTGACAGATCTATGATGCAGGTGCTGCATTCTCCCACACTTTGATAAGGGAGAGGCTAATGCCACACTCAGACATGCAGCCACATTTCTGAGGCCAGACTCAGGGTTTTGCCAGGAGACCTGGGTCTGGTGACACTAGGAATCGGGACCTACCCAGTCAACAATGAGGATCTTGCTGGCTTTGCCTTGCTGTTGTAGCTGTCGGCAGGCAATGGCCACAGAGTTGAAGAAGCAAAAGCCCCTAGAAAAAGGAGAGGGTTCTGACAGCCCATTCCTCCACCCCTCTGCCTACAGGAAGGCTCTGAAGGTGGCCCCCACCTCATACCACACAGGCCTGCCGCCTCCCCAACACCTTACATGGCTGTAGAATGATCTGCATGGTGTCCTGGGGGCCGCACCACAGCAAAACCATTCTGAAAAGGGAAGGGCACTTATCACTCCAACAGTCACCTTTCGACCCACATTTGCCTGAGCCTGCTTCTCGTCCCAGCCTCTTTCTCCAAGGAGCAAAAGGCATGAGTTGCCAGTATATCCCACTGAAGTGTCCAGATATTCATACATACCACATTTGCCTCTCACAGCATCTCTAGACCATAAACGTTATCATCCCCAATTTATAGACGAGAAATCAAATCACAGTGAATTAAATAACCCAAGTTATGTGGCTGCAAATGGTAGTGTTGGGATTTTAAAACCAGGGCGCTTGCCAAGTGCTTGCCAAGCCCTTAGGATGGCAAGGGCACAGTGCCTGCCTTGGGCTATGAGCTCTCAAACAATGGGGCTGTGTGCTTCAGACGGATCACCCCAAGGCACCTGTCTTAGAGCAGTGAGCATAACCTCAACCTAGTATGCAGGATACCATCACTAAAAGGAACCCGTTGGCCTATGGGGCTCAAAAATGGCCATGATGCACCTACAGGCACGAAACAGGTCTTAAGTGATCTTAGGTGGTCAGGACTATCTAAGACACCAAGGCCCTAAGCAACATGACCTTAGAGGTCAAGCCTCACCTTGGTTTCAGCCCCGATTTCCCTTCCAAAACCTTGTAGCAATATCCACAAGAAACGAGAGGTCTGAACTTGGGATCTAGACATGCCACCATCACCCCGCCACCTCTGTGGTTTACCAGCCTTTAACTTCCTACCTTTAGTTCTCGGGAAGCTACTTTGAATGCAAGGTCGGTGACACTGCCTGCAGCCCAGCGGGCTGCATTGGAGGAATGCAGCTCGTTCCAGATGGTGTCAGTATCTACCTGTGGGGGCCAGGGTCAGGGACTGCATCACCCTATGCTTTCCACAGGAGGCAGGGCCCCATGAGGCAGTACCCACCCCATGGCCAGGACCCCAGGGGCAGGGAGCTGGGCAGACAaagctgcctccccagtgccccACCGCCCAAAGGCAAGGCCTCCTGTGTCCCCCAGTCCCAGCAGGACTTCTTCCCAGCACCAGCTCGTATGTGGCCAgcactctgcctccccagtcagGGGAGGGGGCATGGCGTTACCTGGGCGGGATTGGGGTTTGGGCCCGGAGGGGTTTTAAGCCCCAGCTGACTCTGCTCAGGCCCTGCAGGACGGTCGGAGCTGGAGGGGCCGTCTGCACCACTGTCTTCCACTCAGAGCCCCTAGCCCAGGCTGGGAGGCCCCCCAAACCCAGTCCCTGGGCCTCAAGGCTAGGGAGGGGCCGGGGGCCATGATGGGGAGATGGGAAGGGCGAGGCGGACCGAGAGAGGcgaggaaggcagaaagagtcgcaagaggctggagaaagagagaaagaaaggacagagagggagaggagggaggggaaaacagAAGCAACAATAGTTGGAAAAACCAGAAAGTGGCAAGAAATGGGGAGTTGTGAACAGGGCACTGACTGTCTCCCCaacagctccccctccccccccggCAGCTCCCACTGCCTCCATCTCATCTCCACACACCTTGCCTGGCACCTTTAGAGGCAGGAAGGGCCATGCCAGCAGTATCAAAGAGACCTCCGACAGGTGAGGGAGAGGCGGGCAAAGCTGGAGGGCTAGAAGGCTATGTCCTGGGTAGGGGCATTCTAAACCTCTAAGTACATGGGAGGTGCCCCACGGCCCCCACACTAGGCAGTCCAAGGTCTGGAGGTCAAGTAGGGTACACCTGGAGTGCCTGAAAGAGGCCCACTCCTGGACAGGCAGAGCTGCTAACTCCTGGGACACAATCTCAAGCCCCAATGTGACCCTGCCTTGGGCCTCACTCAACATCTACCAAACACCTAACTGTGAGGCACTGGGCTGCACACTCGTGGGACACTAATGGGACTGGGATACATCTATCACAAGGAGCTTCCAGCCAGCAGAAGAGCATAACGGGGAAGGCCCTGACAGAACCACAAGTCACAGGTGGCAGAGGGGCGGGAGTGGGCCAAGAGAACCGAAGGGAAGGCTGAAAGTCCTTAGTAATGCCCACTTGAGATCTCTGGGCATACTTACCCCAACCCCACCACAGGGTAGCATCACAAACATCCGCTGTGCCAGGAGTCCTGTGGAGAGAGGCCCGGTCACAAAAGTGAGGAACGCAGAAGCCCTAAGAAGAGTGTATGGAGGGAGAAACAATACAGGGAGATATGGAGATGGGCGGGGTGGAAGTGGGGCTGACGGGACACATGGACAACACCAGGGCAGCAAACTGGCGGGGGATATCCAGGAAGCTGTGCACAAGTGAGGCAAGAGCACAGAGGTGGGTGAGATGGGTGAGCTTAGGGTGATTCGGGGCCAGACATCATATGGGTCCCTCCCCTACCTGTCAGCTTCCCATTATCCAGTTTGAGGCGGCTGAGGGGGTTGGTGCCGTAGAGGAGTACATGCCTTTCAGAGTGGACTGATTGCAGCTCCTCTAGGGAGGCCTTTCGGCCTCGGAGACACTGAGAGAGGGCCCACAGAGCTCCTGAGGTTTGCTCACCCCTGACCTTCTGCTACCACCAGACCACCCATTGTCTCATCCCTTACTGACCCCAAAGCCTCTCGTCCCTTCCCTTGCACAGCCCCACTGCCTTGCCTCACCTCACACCGGCTTCGGAGACCTCGCTCCTGCAGCCGGGACCAGATGCTCTGGATGCGGCCTGCATGCTCGGGGTGCTTGCTGTTGTCTCCACAGGAGCACTGGTGCTTCAGCATCACCGAGTCATAGACCAGCCCTGCAAGAAACAGCCATCCGTCAGGGCTGGAACTCGTAGTGGAGGGGCCTCCACCATGGCTGCAGATGGAGAGCAGCCCATGCCCAGAGAGCTAGGCATATACACATCCCTTGCTGCTACACATGTCTGTGTTCCCTTCCCAGGCCTTCTGTGAAGAGCTAGCCCTGTCTCTCTGTGCACATGCCTAAATGCCTCAGACAACCTGATGTACACACCAGTGCCAGCCTGCCTTGCTCTGCATGACCCTTGATTTCTTGGTATTCGTACTCCCTATAAGGCTCAACCTATCTCCTATGCCCTTTAGAGTTCATGTCCTAAACCCAGAGAGACTTAACACAGGGCATCTCCCTCTCAgtgtcacaaactcacagagggTTTGTGTcccaacacagagaagaaagacaaTTGGAGGGAAACCTCAAGACTGGGAGAGAGGATACCCACAATGTTACAGGCCATGTGGTTAGTCTCCCAACTGCACATGGAAAACACTCAGAAAGCTAGTTTACCTTGTAAACATTATGCAAATAACACAAAACTATTTACATAGCATCTACGTTGTACTAGGTATTAAAAGCAAAGTAGAAGTGATTTCAATGTGGAAAGATATGCGTAGGTTACATGCAAATACTATGCTGTTTTACATGAAGAACTTGAGCTTCTGTGGTTTCAGTGTCTTTATAAACTGGGCAGGGGTCCTAGAATCAACTCTCTGAGGGACTGAGGGCTTTCAGCCTAGCCCAAGGGAGGTCTCCAGAAACAGGCCCTGTATATGCACACTGCTAGTGGGAGGGCTGGGGGCTTGCACATCTCAGGGTACCAAGGACTTTCAAAATGCTCACactccttgacccaggaatgctaCTCCTTAAGTGTGACCCTAGAGAAATAATCCCAGACAGAAGACAGGACTGAAACATAAGAAAATTAAAGGTCAGGCatcggtggcgcatgcctttaatcccagcacttgggaggcagaggtgggtggatcttgtgagttccaggccagccaggacttcatagtgagagtctatctcaaaaactaacaaacaaaagcaaattaaaactaaagctggactgtggtggcgcatgcctttgatcacaccactcaggagccagaggaaagcagacctctgtgagttcaaggccagtctggtctacagaacgtattccaggatagccaggtctacacagggaaacccagtctcaaaaaacaaaacaacaaaaatgaaaaagcggccaggtggtggtggtgcacgtttttcatcccagcactggggagacagaggcaggcggatctctgtgagttcgagaccagcctggtctacaagagctagttccaggacagcctccaaagccacagagaaaccctgtctcgaaaaaccaagaaaaaaagaaaagaaaaaagaaagaaaaaattaaaacaaaaaaaatagaattaaaattgagctgggtgtggtgattcacacctgtaatcccagtacttgaatCCCTAGCAccattaacaaaaattaaaaaggactTAGTCAAGCAGGGTGCAAAATACAGTTGGCATGTTTGTGACATTAGACGGGTATGGAAGCTAACTAAAACCTAGAATGAAATAGAGCAGCACTTAGGACAATAAGGTACTTGGTGactttttattcttatatttccCTGTATTTCTCAAAATGTTTGGAATACTTTTGAGCTCTTTTTACAAGTACAGCAATGGAAAGtgatgcttttgcttttgttttaaaagggCTGGTTATGGTAGAAAGACACTCAAACTCCTGTCCTAGCCCCCGACTGCTGGTTTTGTCGTTTAACCATAAGCTGGTCGCTGTCAACTTAGGTTTCCTGAGTTGTGATGCACTTATGTTTCATGGGCACTGCAGAGCTCACAGGTGTGGACTCGTGCCCCAGCcacttccttctgcctccctgagtTCTTCTGGTCTTACCTGTGGCAGGTGTTTCTGAGCTGGTGAGGACTTGGGTCTGACAGGTGGGCTCTGGGCTCAGCAGGGAAACAGGTGCCGCTGGGGAAGACTGAGTTCTGGACAGGGGCCGGTGTCCCACCTGGGCCAGAGGTAGCAGCGCAGAGTCGCCGGAGCTTCCCTGGGAAAGTCGCCCAGCAAGATGCTGCTGCTCCCAGAGTGGCACCTGAAAGAAACATGGCCCTGTACAGTCTCCATCCAGTTTCCCCACCCAAGGACTAGGGGCCCTCCAGATAGACCCCTTTTCCAGAAAAATTCCAGACGTGGGCTCTGGCCTTTCAACTCTCTGTGCTCCCTGAAGACCAGCCCTAATATCACAAAAACTCCTTTTGGCCCTGAGTCTATGCTGACTGAGATCACCTCTCCTACGACTGTGCTACTAACCACAAGGGGACCTGCCTGAGACACTAAATACACGTGAACTGTTTCCTACATTCATAAAGTCTTAAGCCCTCATCTTTGGAGATGGGATCTATGCAGGGGGAATCAAGTCTTCATTGAAGAGTTTGCTGTCCTTGTAAGAAACTTTTAGCAGAGGCCTACAGACCTCTTCCTTCACAGCCCCCAGAACACAcatcccccacccacccaacacacacaccatgatttCACCTTTTCAGCCTTCAGAGCTTCAAGGTGATCAGTATCTGCCTTTCAAGGcacctgtgtgtgtatttcctgTGCAGTGGTCCTGGCAAATGAACACTGCCTTGACCCCGTGCTATTAATCTAAAGACCAGGGGACTACTGTTGTCCTACTTTTTTGCCCCAGCTATCTTTGGATAAAAAAGACAGCCAGTTGCAGGGAGAAGTGTGACGGGAGGGGcatgtgtggctctgtgaagaaGCAGGCAACGGAGCTGGGTCTACTTGAGAAAGCAGGCTGCTGCAGTATATGTGCACGTGAACACACTGGAGAGCTGgtgtgcgcacacgcgcgcgcacgcacacacacacacacacacacacacacacacacgcacgcacgcacacacagtgTGTGCATGATGTATGCATCTGCACCTTGGTGTGCGTCTTAACcacccttcctttccccatcctATGCCAAGCCCCAAGTCTTCTGACTGAACTTTCTGCAGAGCTCTTGGTGCTGCAGAGCATACCTGTTGGTGCTGCTGCAGAGAAACAGGGCCTCTGCCCTCGGGAGGCCCGTGGCCTGACTCCCTATGTTCCAGGCCATCATTCACCACAGCTCCCACTCCCCCACCATCTGTCTCTAGGTCCTCAGCTGAGGGTATCTGCCGCAGTCGGGGCTTCTCACTCGGCTTGGCGGGCCTCTGGGGAGGGGAGATGGCTGTCTGAGAAGTGGGATAAAGAGGAGGTTGGGAGGCAGGCAATGGGTTGGGTGAGGCCACATCCATCTTGCTAGGTCTCCAGCAGTCACTTCTCTTGTCCTCcagttcttcctttcctccccctaaGTGTCCATCTTCCAACCCACAGGGGTTCAGTTAGACGCCCCCTTAGCATCTCCCCTACCCAGGTCCTCTCACCTTGATGAGCTGGACATGAGGTTTGAGCCGATCCTGGCGATCCTGGCGGGGCTGCAGGGGGCCCAGCAGAGGGGAGGCAGTGGCGCTGGGGGGCAGGGGCTCTGAGCGTGTCCGGTTAAGTGGCCGGTGGAGGCCTGACCCAGAGAGCCGCTCGGTGGTCAGTAAGGGCTGGGCAAAATGGAAGGGCAGGGGCCCAAGTCCAGGCACTGGAAAGAATGGGACGTATATGAGGAAGGGATCTTGGGCATCAGGAAAGAGGTGGGGGCGTGGAGTGGAGGCAGAACTTGGACAGTGAGGGATTAGAAGGTGGGTCTTTCCCAGAGCTTGGCCCCTTGGCAGCATACACAAATCCTGCCCATTCTGGGAGAAGCAGCAAGACTCACCAGTCCATAGTGGGGCATGGGAGACTGAGGGATCCAGCAGGAGAATGGGCTGCAGGCGAGACGGTAAGGTGcccccagcatctggctccagACCATGGTGCAGGAAGAGAGGAGCATGAGGGTTCCCCAGAACAGGACCCCGAGGGCCCAAATTCGAATGGGTCCTGCGGTCACCATCGGCCTGAAAGAAAGGTAAGAAGTCAGAGTTGGACAGGCTtcccagagaggaagagaaaggcaagGCAATAGGACACAGGCAGGAAAGAGGCTGGAAAAGCGTGGAGTGGGGGCAGGGTGCCCCAGCCACTCACCCTGGCAGGGGCAGGCAGCCCCAGTGTGATTGCGGGCAGCAAGGACATTGTCGGCAAAGCGAACGGGGCCAGAGAAGTCTCCTGCAGCCGCAGCCGCTGGCCCAAAAGCGCCTGCCATGGGGAGCAGGGTGACGGGTCACCAGTCCTGGAACGCTACCCCTGGTATGCCTATCCCCAGAACACCCAACAGGCCCTGCTAGGGACTGCCCAGACCCTGAAGCCTCAGGCCAGGCCAGATGCTGGAAGAAGGCCAAGACTCAGAACTGCCCCCAGGAAAGCCCAGTCCCAGCAAGGCCTTACCTCTGAGCCCAGGGCAGGGTTGGGGCCATGCTCGCTGTCATTGGGGGAGCTGCACCCCGAGGCAGGAGTGCTGCTACTACTGGGGGAGGAATctaaggggagagggaaaaggaaggcaCAGTCAGGGTCAGGAGTGGTCAACCTTGGGCGGGATTCCCAGTCACAGTTCCTCCCCTTCTGGGGTGTATTTCTGCTTTCTTCCTAGAGGAACAGAAAGCTTCCAGACCGCCACTAGCCTACAGTATCTCTCTTACAGCATCTCTGAACAGTTGCTTTCACGCAGCTCCCATTTCCCCCAGCAAATGTCAACTTAGCAGACCCAATAGGGCTAGTTTTAGCCTCAGCTAGCCCTCTCACAGGCAGGAAATGTACAACACTTAGCAGTCCCACGTGGCAATGTCCATCTGAGTGGAACCTGGCCCAAAGGAACAAAACCAGGAGTAAGGAGGGCAACTCCATGGCCCTGTGGGACCCTACCTCCAAGGGGCTCTGCAGGCCTCCGCCGAAGGCTGGGTGGGGCACTCTCCTTTCTGAGCAGGGGATTCTTGCGCCGTTCCAGGGACTTCTTGGGCTTATAGCGCAGCTTCAGGTTGGGCTCAGACACTGCAGAGGAACAAATGTCACTCCATTGCTATGCCAGCTACCCTACTCTACTCTTGtttcgttttgagacagggtctcacttgtaGACCacgatggccttaaactcacagacatccacttgcctctccctattgagtgctgggactaatggcatGCAAAACCACGCCGGGCCTCTTCTGTGCCCTCCCAGCTACCTCTATGggttgaagagaaaaaaaggcaaagcCAGAGGAAAGAAACCTAGTGTACCAACTGTCCCAGCCCTCCTTCAACCCCATACTCCTGACCTAAATCCCTTGGCCTACTCTAATCCCTGCAAAGCTCTGCCCGCTCACCTGTTTTACGCAGGGGAAAGTGTTCCGGGGCTTCAGTGGGCAGGCtgggaactggaggcaggaagctGCTAAGCATGGAGCGGGCAGCACCCTCTGTGTCCAAGGGCTCAAGAGTTCTGTGGGGATGAGCGTCAAGGCTACTTCAGAAGCCTGGAACACCCAAAGGCCTTAAAAATCTCACTCTGCACAGAAGCCTTCCTGGGCCCAGTCACCAGGAGAACAGCCACCAACAGAGCTAGGCAGTGTGGAGCCAGCATGTCCGGAGTCATCTCCAGGTGGCAGTAGTGGGTTACCCGTGCTAACATAAATGTTCTGTTCCAGGTATAAAACCCAGGCCTTGGGAGCTCAGGGCCTCCTGGAAACTCAGTGTCTCCTGTGGTAAGAGCCTTTTCAAGAACCAGGACTTCTGTGCATGCAAAGAGCCCGAGGTGAGATGTGGGGAGAGAactgaaggggagaggagggcagctCCTTGCTGAGGGAGACTTGGGGAACCATGTTGTGGTACAGAGTAAGAAGCAGGTGGTAGGtgtcagggaggaaaggggacaTGAGCTCACTTACTCACAGGTGAGTATGTAGGGAAGAGAGGGTACAGAAAGGACCTGAGGGATGGTGAGCTACCTGTAAGGAATACTGGGGCTGCTGGGATGGACTGTTCTCTCAAGAGCTGCCTGCTGTTTCTTCAGGATCACCTCAGCCAGCTTCTGCTTGACCACACTGCTGGCTACGGCACCTGCAGCGGCAGAGAAATGAGAAGCCTGGCAATGGGGAGACGGGGAGCCTCTTGGGTACATTCTCTGCCCACTGTCCAGGCCACACATTAGCACACCATGTCTCAGGGACTCCTCAGGCAACAACGGAGCTACGCCTGAGATCCCACCTCTCCTGTGAAGCCTCTAGACACGCCCACCCCCGCTTCTGCTCATAGGCAGAACAGAGGGCATCCCAGTAAATGGTGACCTTCCCACACACCCCTCCCAGACCCATGGTGGAGCCTGAACACCAGGCAGAGAACAGGGGAGACAAGCTTCACTCTTACTTCGCTTGCTCTTGTCTTTATTGAGAAGCTGTCGAAGTTCTTGTTCCTGCTGCGCCCCCTGCAGCTCCGGCACTGGTGGGTCCATTGAGAGCTGTGGACAGAGCCAGCAGCTCAGGGACGGCAGGGGTAAAGGACAGAGTTAAGGTCTGGGGAAGCTGGGATGTGTCTAGGGAGTTCCGTCTTTACCCTCATGGGCTCAGCTGAGCGCTGTTGCTGTTGCAGGCCGGCCAGGAAGAGATGGCGGTGCAATCGCTGGGGGTGCTGCAGGGCTAGCAGCGCAGGCTCCGGTGGGGGCTCCACTGTGGGCCGCTGGCCCACGCGCAGGTCCATGGGCTGGGGCTGAGAGCCTGCTGTGTCTGGCTGGAGGGCAGGGCAGCCTGGGGACACACAGCAGAGTCAGGAACATGGTCACAGACTACTGAACCCTCTGTAAAAACACCCTCAGGGGACCTTTTCCTCACACAAGCTGGGTCTGTGAGCTACAGGTAGGTCCTGGATTCCACTCTACCTGTGAAAGAAGTTCTACAGACTACAGACACGCTCCCTTCCAATTGTTGATGGCTAGAACTGAGTCACGGGGCTGTAAGCATGGCGTCTTCCCCCTGGAATGCTTTTCCACTGGTTTGGAGCTAAGGCTACCGGTTTTCTGAGATGGTAAGGCAGTTCTACTCTGTTTGCCTTTGACCTTCTAGGAATGAGGTCAGTCTGTCTCAGGGTGGAAGAGACCAGGCAGGTAACCAGCCCCCAGTCTTATAGGCCTCACACACCCTCAGCTGCCATTCTCTTATCGCCATGCTCTGTTCCACTCTGGTCCTTGGGATCAAGATATAGTGCCTGAAGTTCACAAGCAGCCCTGGCTGACCACCTAGGGCCTACAGAAC
This DNA window, taken from Cricetulus griseus strain 17A/GY chromosome 2, alternate assembly CriGri-PICRH-1.0, whole genome shotgun sequence, encodes the following:
- the Hdac7 gene encoding histone deacetylase 7 isoform X12, with product MHSPGAGCPALQPDTAGSQPQPMDLRVGQRPTVEPPPEPALLALQHPQRLHRHLFLAGLQQQQRSAEPMRLSMDPPVPELQGAQQEQELRQLLNKDKSKRSAVASSVVKQKLAEVILKKQQAALERTVHPSSPSIPYRTLEPLDTEGAARSMLSSFLPPVPSLPTEAPEHFPLRKTVSEPNLKLRYKPKKSLERRKNPLLRKESAPPSLRRRPAEPLGDSSPSSSSTPASGCSSPNDSEHGPNPALGSEALLGQRLRLQETSLAPFALPTMSLLPAITLGLPAPARADGDRRTHSNLGPRGPVLGNPHAPLFLHHGLEPDAGGTLPSRLQPILLLDPSVSHAPLWTVPGLGPLPFHFAQPLLTTERLSGSGLHRPLNRTRSEPLPPSATASPLLGPLQPRQDRQDRLKPHVQLIKVPLWEQQHLAGRLSQGSSGDSALLPLAQVGHRPLSRTQSSPAAPVSLLSPEPTCQTQVLTSSETPATGLVYDSVMLKHQCSCGDNSKHPEHAGRIQSIWSRLQERGLRSRCECLRGRKASLEELQSVHSERHVLLYGTNPLSRLKLDNGKLTGLLAQRMFVMLPCGGVGVDTDTIWNELHSSNAARWAAGSVTDLAFKVASRELKNGFAVVRPPGHHADHSTAMGFCFFNSVAIACRQLQQQGKASKILIVDWDVHHGNGTQQTFYQDPSVLYISLHRHDDGNFFPGSGAVDEVGTGNGEGFNVNVAWAGGLDPPMGDPEYLAAFRIVVMPIAREFAPDLVLVSAGFDAAEGHPAPLGGYHVSAKCFGYMTQQLMTLAGGAVVLALEGGHDLTAICDASEACVAALLGNKVDLLSEEGWKQKPNPNAIRSLEAVIRVHRKYWGCMQRLASCPDSWLPRVPGADAEVEAVTALASLSVGILAEDRPSEQLVEEEEPMNL